TGTTGGGTTGAAATCCGTTGTCCAAATGTTGAAATTTTAGTTCTTAATCTCTCTTCATCAACTTATGCATTACCGAACTTCATTGCTACGATGGAGAAACTGAAAGTTGTGATGATCATCAATCATGGTTTTGAACTTACAAAGTTGACCAATTTGTCTTGTCTCAGCTTATTACCAAACCTGAGACGGATCAGATTCGAGAAAGTTTCCATCACTTTGCATGACATTCCCAAACTTCAGCTCAAATGTCTTGAGAAGCTATCTCTTTGGTTGTGTCGTTTTAATGATGCTCCCAACGAGTTAGAAGACTTAGAAGTTGATGTTACTGAAACCCTACAGAGCTTACAAGAAATCGAAATAGATTATTGTTATAATCTTATTGAATTACCACATTGGGTATCTCAAGTGGTTTCACTTAAGAAACTTAGCATCACGAACTGTAACAAGCTATGTAGACTCTTAGAAGGTATATGCAGCTTAAGGAACCTTGAAATGCTGAGAGTCATTTCTTGTAGTAATCTCTTCGAGCTTCCTAAAACAAGCGAGAGACTCAACAATTTGCGGTTGCTAGATGTTTCTGGATGCTTCCAATTGAAAAAGTTGCCTCTAGAGATTGGGAAGCTGCAGAAACTAAATAAGATTTTAATGAGAAATTGTTATCGATGCGAGTTGCCGGATTCAGTTAAGAACCTAGAGAATTTAGAGGTAAGATGTGACGAAGGGACAGTATTCTTGTGGGAAAGATTCAAACAAAAGATGAAGAATCTGACAATcatagaagaa
This genomic stretch from Brassica napus cultivar Da-Ae chromosome C9, Da-Ae, whole genome shotgun sequence harbors:
- the LOC125592599 gene encoding probable disease resistance protein At5g66890, yielding MQSFDALTHNLREYFLDMGSFLKDQKIIASTIIDVWSELHGKDNIICMNYLQELASHNLLKLLPLGKNKYEDGFFNEFLVKQDNISREFAIHQCEKESLSILQRKRLNLDIQENKFPNWCLNQTQPVTLNASLLSISTDDSFTSCWVEIRCPNVEILVLNLSSSTYALPNFIATMEKLKVVMIINHGFELTKLTNLSCLSLLPNLRRIRFEKVSITLHDIPKLQLKCLEKLSLWLCRFNDAPNELEDLEVDVTETLQSLQEIEIDYCYNLIELPHWVSQVVSLKKLSITNCNKLCRLLEGICSLRNLEMLRVISCSNLFELPKTSERLNNLRLLDVSGCFQLKKLPLEIGKLQKLNKILMRNCYRCELPDSVKNLENLEVRCDEGTVFLWERFKQKMKNLTIIEEETEHNLNLLQLL